In Luteitalea sp. TBR-22, one genomic interval encodes:
- a CDS encoding beta-ketoacyl synthase produces the protein MGPPPRIVISGIGVASPFGAGRECFWDHVRRGASGTRRIDEFDPSPYACQVAAPLPALSIEHAPRPDIHPDLDPRAVDDVLRDRAEAKRYSRASLAGVIAAREAWADAGLRIGEPGAGVIIGTGGGGIELGEKQYREFFTDGQKRVTPYAIPISICGMLSSEISMALQAHGISHVLSTGCTSSTDATGYALGLLRAGEADVLLCGGVDACVTPGMIFGFSRMRVVSTAFNDVPEQASRPFDATRDGFVLGEGAWMYVLEREDRARARGATIYAAVEGYGSTCDAYHRVQMDPEGVQIVRAMRMALDRAGRAPESIGYVNFHGTSTQLNDAIEIRCVREVFDGYADRVPGSSTKSMVGHPQGASGACGVVTTALALQRGFLPPTINVRSLDPACDMDVLPNEGRAAEVEAALCNCLGFGSKNSAVVLGRAS, from the coding sequence ATGGGGCCTCCACCCCGCATCGTCATCTCGGGCATCGGCGTCGCATCGCCGTTCGGTGCGGGCCGGGAGTGCTTCTGGGATCACGTCCGGCGGGGCGCCAGCGGCACGCGCCGCATCGACGAGTTCGACCCCAGCCCCTACGCGTGCCAGGTCGCCGCGCCGTTGCCGGCGCTGTCGATCGAGCATGCCCCGCGTCCGGACATCCACCCCGATCTCGATCCCCGTGCCGTCGACGACGTGCTGCGTGATCGCGCGGAGGCGAAGCGGTACTCCCGCGCCTCGCTGGCGGGCGTCATCGCGGCGCGCGAGGCCTGGGCCGATGCCGGCCTGCGCATCGGCGAGCCCGGCGCGGGCGTGATCATCGGCACCGGCGGCGGAGGCATCGAGCTCGGCGAGAAGCAGTACCGCGAGTTCTTCACCGACGGGCAGAAGCGCGTCACCCCGTACGCGATTCCCATCTCCATCTGCGGCATGCTGTCGAGCGAGATCTCGATGGCCCTGCAGGCGCACGGCATCAGCCACGTCCTGTCCACCGGGTGCACCAGCTCGACCGACGCCACGGGCTACGCCCTCGGCCTGCTGCGGGCGGGCGAGGCCGACGTGCTGCTGTGCGGTGGCGTCGACGCGTGCGTGACGCCGGGCATGATCTTCGGCTTCTCGCGCATGCGCGTCGTGTCGACGGCGTTCAACGACGTGCCGGAGCAGGCCTCGCGTCCGTTCGACGCCACCCGCGACGGGTTCGTCCTCGGCGAAGGCGCGTGGATGTACGTCCTCGAGCGCGAGGACCGCGCCCGGGCGCGCGGCGCGACCATCTACGCCGCCGTCGAAGGCTACGGCTCGACCTGCGACGCCTATCACCGTGTGCAGATGGATCCCGAAGGCGTGCAGATCGTCCGCGCGATGCGCATGGCCCTCGATCGCGCCGGGCGCGCCCCCGAGTCGATCGGCTACGTGAACTTCCACGGCACGTCGACGCAGCTGAACGACGCCATCGAGATCCGCTGCGTCCGCGAGGTCTTCGACGGGTACGCCGATCGCGTGCCAGGGTCGTCCACCAAGTCGATGGTGGGGCATCCACAAGGGGCGAGCGGCGCCTGCGGCGTGGTGACCACCGCGCTGGCTCTGCAGCGCGGCTTCCTGCCACCGACGATCAACGTGCGGTCGCTCGACCCGGCGTGCGACATGGACGTGCTCCCCAACGAGGGCCGCGCCGCCGAGGTCGAGGCCGCGCTGTGCAACTGCCTCGGGTTCGGCTCCAAGAACAGCGCCGTCGTGCTCGGCCGGGCGTCATGA
- a CDS encoding isoprenylcysteine carboxylmethyltransferase family protein: MTSAWSMPVVGLLVAFGTMGLEALRSTANERRLLARGARVVDDPSYRWMRVAYPAGFLLVCLEAWWRAAAWSMPALAGLGIFLAGKAIKYLAIATLGDRWSFRVLVLPGAPLVASGIYRWLRHPNYVGVGLEVVGIAWWMRAPFTGTLFGVTFGLILLWRIRVEERALGLASRA; this comes from the coding sequence ATGACGAGCGCCTGGTCGATGCCGGTGGTCGGCCTGCTGGTCGCGTTCGGCACCATGGGGCTCGAGGCGCTGCGGTCGACGGCCAACGAACGGCGTCTCCTGGCCCGCGGCGCCCGCGTTGTCGACGACCCGAGCTATCGGTGGATGCGGGTCGCCTACCCGGCCGGATTCCTGCTCGTCTGCCTCGAGGCGTGGTGGCGCGCGGCGGCATGGTCGATGCCGGCCCTCGCAGGACTGGGCATCTTCCTGGCAGGAAAGGCCATCAAGTACCTGGCGATTGCGACGCTCGGCGACCGCTGGAGTTTCCGCGTGCTCGTCCTGCCGGGAGCGCCGCTGGTCGCGTCGGGCATATATCGGTGGCTTCGTCATCCCAACTACGTCGGCGTCGGGCTCGAGGTCGTCGGCATCGCGTGGTGGATGCGCGCGCCGTTCACCGGTACCCTGTTCGGCGTGACGTTCGGCCTGATTCTCCTGTGGCGGATCCGCGTCGAGGAACGCGCGCTCGGCCTGGCCTCCCGCGCATGA
- a CDS encoding NAD(P)/FAD-dependent oxidoreductase, whose product MRAADVVVAGAGPAGALAALTLARGGARVVLVDRETFPRHKLCGDTLNPGAMALLEQMGLAGPVATEGLPLDGMLVTGGTGVAIDGRYGDGLVGRAWPRARLDAHLLAAAAAAGVDVRTGVHVVSPHLHDGRVDGVVTRDAAGRRSTIGARWTVAADGRRSPLGLALGLVSHPRTPRRWAVGTYAEGVEGLGRRGEMHVRDGYYIGVAPAEGGLANLCLVTADRTGMGDPGARLWSLVRHDPVLRERCRAARQVAPAVTLGPLAVDASGVGVPGLLLAGDAAGFVDPMTGDGLHLALRGGALAAEAILSAGASVDARVLGQLAAARREAFGAKLRFNRALRALVGSPMGVRLGALGASLAPAVLRLVIATAGDVSRARARAA is encoded by the coding sequence ATGAGGGCCGCCGACGTCGTCGTCGCCGGCGCCGGGCCCGCCGGTGCCCTCGCGGCGCTCACGTTGGCGCGCGGGGGCGCCCGCGTGGTGCTGGTCGACAGGGAGACGTTCCCGCGGCACAAGCTCTGCGGCGACACCCTCAACCCTGGCGCCATGGCGCTGCTGGAGCAGATGGGCCTGGCGGGACCCGTGGCCACGGAGGGCCTGCCACTCGACGGCATGCTCGTGACGGGTGGGACGGGGGTGGCCATCGACGGCCGTTACGGCGACGGTCTCGTCGGCCGGGCGTGGCCACGGGCGCGGCTCGATGCGCACCTGCTCGCCGCCGCTGCCGCGGCAGGCGTCGACGTGCGGACCGGCGTGCACGTCGTCTCGCCGCACCTGCACGACGGCCGCGTCGACGGCGTCGTGACGCGCGACGCGGCGGGGCGACGGTCGACGATCGGGGCGCGATGGACGGTGGCCGCCGACGGGCGACGCTCGCCGCTCGGCCTGGCCCTCGGGTTGGTCAGCCATCCGCGCACGCCACGGCGCTGGGCGGTGGGCACCTACGCCGAGGGTGTCGAGGGGCTCGGACGCCGCGGCGAGATGCACGTGCGTGACGGCTACTACATCGGCGTCGCGCCAGCCGAAGGCGGGCTCGCCAACCTGTGCCTGGTGACCGCGGATCGCACGGGCATGGGCGACCCCGGCGCGCGTCTCTGGAGCCTGGTCAGGCACGACCCGGTGTTGCGCGAGCGCTGTCGCGCGGCGCGGCAGGTGGCGCCGGCCGTCACCCTGGGGCCCCTGGCGGTCGATGCCAGCGGGGTCGGCGTGCCTGGCCTGCTGCTGGCGGGTGACGCGGCGGGCTTCGTGGATCCGATGACCGGCGACGGGTTGCACCTGGCGCTGCGTGGCGGCGCGCTCGCCGCCGAGGCCATCCTGTCGGCCGGCGCCAGCGTCGATGCTCGCGTGCTCGGGCAGCTGGCCGCCGCACGACGCGAGGCGTTCGGGGCCAAGCTCCGCTTCAACCGGGCCCTGCGGGCACTGGTCGGATCGCCGATGGGCGTGCGGCTCGGGGCGCTGGGGGCCTCGTTGGCGCCCGCGGTGTTGCGGCTCGTGATCGCGACCGCCGGCGACGTCAGCCGGGCTCGCGCCAGGGCCGCATGA
- a CDS encoding DinB family protein — MLAMRPQADEYGAFYAGYVARVPDGAWLERLYRQPGELEARLAGVADEQAALPLAPGKWSLLDMITHLSDTERVFAFRLLWFARGDAAELPGFDQDAWARESGASRRTVAQALDEFAAVRRATIALVEGLPEQAASRRGIANGHPISVRALAWIIAGHVQHHLEHLAI; from the coding sequence ATGCTGGCGATGCGTCCCCAGGCTGATGAGTACGGCGCGTTCTACGCGGGTTACGTGGCGAGGGTGCCCGACGGCGCCTGGCTGGAGCGGTTGTACCGGCAGCCAGGCGAACTCGAGGCTCGACTGGCGGGGGTGGCCGACGAGCAAGCGGCGCTGCCGCTGGCGCCGGGCAAGTGGTCGCTCCTCGACATGATCACGCACCTGAGCGACACCGAACGGGTGTTCGCGTTCCGGTTGCTCTGGTTCGCCCGCGGCGATGCGGCCGAGTTGCCGGGGTTCGATCAGGACGCGTGGGCCCGCGAGAGCGGGGCGTCACGGCGGACGGTGGCCCAGGCGCTCGACGAGTTCGCGGCGGTGCGCCGCGCGACCATCGCCCTGGTGGAAGGCCTGCCGGAGCAGGCCGCCAGTCGACGGGGGATCGCCAACGGGCATCCGATCTCGGTGCGCGCGCTCGCCTGGATCATCGCCGGGCACGTGCAGCACCACCTGGAGCACCTGGCAATTTGA
- a CDS encoding tetratricopeptide repeat protein produces MRALLRIAFVVGGLCLPATFTRAQGAPPAFTVPRIITPGVSQQPAASEPAPEVVPAWRRPLVEGRFDEALAQAADVPWARAYISGRAAERRGAYDEAEQSYRVALVEQPTGEPAVALAELLTLLGRRDEAVPLWSAILRAGQAQRTGTAIGRAARAAQALTQVRLANSYFQSATNLSPDDAQIHTRWGDLFLEKFNEAEARSSYETALKADSRYVPAMVGLARSLADSNPTAAEAAAREALAIDPSNPDAIVLLAAEALDASKRPEARAGLEQVLAINPRHVEALALSAAIAQIEDRPADVAAFTQRAMAVRERNPDVPRIIGERVARQYRFEEAVRFLRQAVEFDPENSRAQASLGLHLLRTGDEAGARAALDAAFTKDPFDTVTYNLLTMLDGLEKFVSVPARNLVVRLHEAEAPVLQPYLVPLAEQALADLSKRYAFTPQGPILVEVFPRHDDFAVRTMGLPGMLGALGACFGKVVTMDSPKARPPGTFNWAAVLWHELAHVITLQMSGNRLPRWLSEGISTFEETRARAGWGRESELLFAQAYATGRLLPLKDLNSGFAKIETINLAYQQASVLVAYLVETHGDEKLQAFVRSFGEGLDNEAALTRAYGRTWETLQPEFDAYVKQKYGPYVPALTEVDAPPPGRTATAADWKAFADQHAGNFRLQMVAASPLLRLGDLAGARVVLERAAALVPFASGDASPWRLLASTALKQEQAADARRFMVEVLDRDHTAAQTLRQLVAQAQAPEDAALRQRAAERVIEIDPFDAAAHTALGDLALARGDVPTALRELKAAVDAGPTNPAEALTSLAEATMRSGRSDEAKRHLIRALETTPRHERAQELLLRIIDGPGGGDRR; encoded by the coding sequence ATGCGGGCTTTGCTCCGCATCGCATTCGTCGTCGGTGGCCTCTGCCTGCCAGCGACCTTCACCCGCGCGCAGGGCGCGCCGCCGGCGTTCACCGTCCCGCGGATCATCACCCCCGGCGTCTCGCAACAGCCCGCCGCCAGCGAGCCGGCCCCTGAGGTCGTGCCCGCGTGGCGTCGTCCGCTGGTCGAGGGCAGGTTCGACGAGGCGCTCGCGCAGGCGGCTGACGTGCCGTGGGCCAGGGCCTACATCTCGGGCCGCGCGGCCGAGCGTCGTGGCGCGTACGACGAGGCCGAGCAGTCGTACCGGGTGGCGCTCGTCGAGCAGCCGACCGGCGAGCCGGCCGTTGCGCTCGCTGAACTGCTGACGCTGCTCGGCCGGCGCGACGAGGCCGTGCCGCTGTGGTCGGCCATCCTCCGAGCCGGTCAGGCGCAGCGGACCGGCACCGCGATCGGACGCGCGGCGCGCGCGGCGCAGGCGCTCACGCAGGTGCGACTGGCCAACTCGTACTTCCAGAGCGCCACCAACCTGTCGCCCGACGACGCGCAGATCCACACGCGGTGGGGCGACCTGTTCCTCGAGAAGTTCAACGAGGCCGAGGCGCGCTCCTCGTACGAGACCGCCCTGAAGGCCGACAGCCGCTACGTACCCGCCATGGTCGGGCTGGCCCGGTCGCTCGCCGACAGCAACCCGACGGCCGCCGAGGCCGCGGCACGTGAGGCGCTGGCCATCGATCCGTCCAACCCCGACGCCATCGTGCTGCTGGCCGCCGAGGCGCTCGATGCCAGCAAGCGGCCCGAGGCTCGCGCCGGACTCGAGCAGGTGCTGGCGATCAACCCCCGGCACGTGGAGGCGCTGGCGCTGTCGGCGGCCATCGCGCAGATCGAGGACCGGCCAGCCGACGTCGCCGCCTTCACGCAACGGGCGATGGCGGTGCGCGAGCGCAACCCGGACGTGCCCCGCATCATCGGCGAGCGTGTCGCTCGCCAGTACCGCTTCGAGGAGGCGGTGCGCTTCCTGCGCCAGGCCGTCGAGTTCGATCCGGAGAACAGTCGTGCGCAGGCCTCGCTCGGCCTGCACCTGCTGCGCACGGGTGACGAGGCCGGCGCGCGCGCGGCGCTCGATGCCGCCTTCACGAAGGACCCGTTCGACACCGTCACGTACAACCTGCTGACGATGCTCGACGGGCTCGAGAAGTTCGTGTCCGTGCCGGCGCGCAACCTGGTGGTGAGGTTGCACGAGGCCGAAGCCCCCGTGCTGCAACCGTACCTGGTGCCGCTCGCCGAGCAGGCGCTGGCCGATCTGTCGAAGCGGTACGCGTTCACCCCGCAGGGGCCCATCCTGGTCGAGGTCTTCCCGCGCCACGACGACTTCGCCGTGCGCACCATGGGCCTGCCCGGCATGCTCGGGGCGCTCGGCGCGTGCTTCGGCAAGGTCGTGACGATGGACTCGCCCAAGGCGCGTCCGCCGGGCACGTTCAACTGGGCGGCGGTGCTGTGGCACGAACTGGCGCACGTGATCACGCTCCAGATGTCGGGCAACCGGTTGCCGCGCTGGCTCAGCGAGGGCATTTCGACCTTCGAGGAGACGCGGGCCCGCGCCGGGTGGGGCAGGGAGTCCGAGCTGCTGTTCGCGCAGGCGTATGCGACCGGACGCCTGTTGCCGCTCAAGGACCTCAACAGCGGCTTTGCCAAGATCGAGACGATCAACCTCGCGTACCAGCAGGCGTCGGTGCTCGTGGCCTACCTGGTGGAGACGCACGGCGACGAGAAGCTGCAGGCGTTCGTGCGGAGTTTCGGCGAGGGACTCGACAACGAGGCCGCGCTGACGCGTGCCTACGGCCGCACCTGGGAGACCCTGCAGCCCGAGTTCGACGCCTACGTGAAGCAGAAGTACGGCCCCTACGTGCCGGCCCTTACCGAGGTGGACGCCCCGCCCCCCGGCCGGACCGCCACGGCCGCCGACTGGAAGGCGTTCGCCGATCAGCACGCCGGCAATTTCCGGCTGCAGATGGTGGCGGCCTCGCCGCTGCTGCGGCTTGGCGACCTGGCCGGCGCCCGTGTGGTGCTGGAGCGCGCGGCCGCACTGGTGCCCTTCGCCTCGGGGGACGCGAGCCCCTGGCGCCTGCTGGCCTCGACGGCGCTGAAGCAGGAACAGGCTGCCGACGCCCGGCGCTTCATGGTCGAGGTGCTCGATCGCGACCACACCGCGGCGCAGACGCTGCGCCAGCTGGTGGCGCAAGCGCAAGCGCCGGAGGACGCGGCGTTGCGGCAGCGGGCCGCCGAGCGGGTCATCGAGATCGACCCCTTCGACGCGGCCGCGCACACGGCCCTCGGCGATCTGGCCCTGGCCCGCGGCGACGTCCCCACGGCGCTTCGCGAGCTCAAGGCGGCGGTCGATGCCGGACCGACCAATCCCGCCGAGGCCCTGACCTCGCTCGCCGAAGCGACGATGCGCTCGGGACGGAGCGACGAAGCCAAGCGTCACCTCATCAGGGCGCTCGAGACGACGCCGCGCCACGAGCGGGCGCAGGAGTTGCTGCTGCGCATCATCGATGGCCCCGGGGGAGGAGACAGGCGATGA
- the lon gene encoding endopeptidase La, whose product MADAAQDPPLPSRLPVLPLRSTVVFPLTVQPLAVNRAVSVDAVNRALAGDRMLVLVMQVGDAEDPQPNQLRKVGTVAVIRQMAKGAMGLQILVEGVARVRLDEVTRDGNVMDAAITAAPEPDTAGLEIDAYLRTLRDLVEKAFSLATGLSPDLRSIVSGIDEPLRLVYLLATLIDMKPEDKQLLLEQDDLRVKLSAITAALRREVELLELKGKIESQAQQEMSDAQRQYYLRQQLKAIQSELGEEEGQEIAELRKRIDEAKLPEAVLKQATREVDRLERMSQASPEYQMLRTYLDWVLEVPWSVTTEDRLDPRAARVVLDEDHYDLEKVKDRIVEYLAVRKLKNDMKGPILCFAGPPGVGKTSLGQSIARAMNRKFVRISLGGVRDEAEIRGHRRTYIGSMPGRLVQALKQAGSMNPVFMLDEIDKLQAGGFSGDPAAAMLEVLDPAQNHTFRDHYLEVPVDLSKVLFIATANNLGTVHPALLDRMEIISLSGYTEEDKAHIARRYLIPRQMKEHGLPADGLELTDAALSRVVREYTREAGVRNLERQVGTIARKLAARVAGVDTTFRDRGADDAVATVDMPIPGQPGDGPQMPPPPPGPEPDQAPRQDPDPRETPGVPHPDEAPEGDPPPAQDPDRDDPEAPIGDPMKTPDLPVMSGVTLDAPFKVDGDDVPEYLGPPKIKNDAPFRLSRPGVVTGLAWTETGGDVLYVEATLLPGGKGQLVLTGQLGNVMQESARAALSHVRSRAAALGIPADLFGSHDLHLHVPAGAIPKDGPSAGVTMATAILSAARQVPVKNDVAMTGEITLSGLVLPVGGIKEKALAARRHGVKLMLLPAQNEDDLDELSAEARKDMTFRPVSTFEEVVAIALGDAPAPATTSETSPPAATPAEPAVAG is encoded by the coding sequence GTGGCTGACGCCGCACAGGATCCCCCGCTCCCTTCGCGCCTGCCCGTCCTGCCGCTGCGCAGCACGGTGGTGTTCCCGCTGACGGTGCAGCCGCTCGCCGTGAACCGTGCCGTGTCGGTGGACGCGGTGAACCGTGCGCTGGCCGGGGACCGGATGCTCGTCCTGGTGATGCAGGTCGGCGATGCCGAGGACCCGCAGCCGAACCAGTTGCGCAAGGTGGGCACCGTCGCCGTCATCCGCCAGATGGCCAAGGGCGCGATGGGTCTCCAGATCCTGGTCGAGGGCGTCGCGCGCGTGCGCCTCGACGAAGTGACCCGCGACGGCAACGTGATGGACGCCGCCATCACCGCGGCCCCCGAGCCGGATACCGCGGGCCTCGAGATCGACGCCTACCTGCGGACGCTGCGCGACCTGGTGGAGAAGGCGTTCTCGCTGGCGACCGGCCTGTCGCCCGACCTGCGCTCGATCGTCTCGGGCATCGACGAGCCCCTGCGGCTGGTCTACCTGCTGGCGACGCTGATCGACATGAAGCCCGAGGACAAGCAACTCCTCCTCGAGCAGGACGATCTCCGGGTGAAGTTGAGCGCCATCACGGCGGCCCTCCGCCGCGAGGTGGAGTTGCTCGAGCTGAAGGGGAAGATCGAGTCACAGGCGCAGCAGGAGATGAGCGACGCGCAGCGACAGTACTACCTGCGGCAGCAGCTCAAGGCGATCCAGTCGGAACTCGGTGAGGAGGAAGGCCAGGAGATCGCCGAGCTCCGCAAGCGCATCGACGAGGCGAAGCTGCCCGAGGCCGTGCTGAAGCAGGCGACCCGCGAGGTGGACCGCCTCGAGCGGATGTCGCAGGCCTCGCCCGAGTACCAGATGCTGCGCACGTACCTCGACTGGGTGCTCGAGGTGCCGTGGAGCGTCACCACCGAAGACCGCCTCGACCCGCGCGCCGCGCGCGTCGTGCTCGACGAGGACCACTACGATCTCGAGAAGGTCAAGGACCGCATCGTCGAGTACCTCGCGGTGCGCAAGCTGAAGAACGACATGAAGGGCCCGATCCTGTGCTTCGCGGGCCCCCCGGGTGTCGGCAAGACGTCGCTCGGGCAGTCGATCGCGCGGGCGATGAACCGCAAGTTCGTGCGCATCTCGCTCGGCGGCGTGCGCGACGAGGCCGAGATCCGCGGGCACCGGCGCACCTACATCGGCTCGATGCCCGGGCGTTTGGTGCAGGCGCTGAAGCAGGCCGGGTCGATGAACCCCGTGTTCATGCTCGACGAGATCGACAAGCTGCAGGCGGGCGGCTTCTCGGGCGATCCTGCGGCCGCGATGCTGGAGGTGCTCGACCCGGCGCAGAACCACACGTTCCGCGACCATTACCTCGAGGTGCCCGTGGACCTGTCGAAGGTGCTGTTCATCGCCACCGCGAACAACCTGGGCACGGTGCACCCGGCGCTGCTCGATCGCATGGAGATCATCAGCCTGAGCGGGTACACCGAGGAGGACAAGGCGCACATCGCGCGTCGGTATCTCATCCCGCGGCAGATGAAGGAGCACGGCCTGCCCGCCGACGGCCTCGAACTCACCGACGCGGCGCTGAGCCGCGTGGTGCGGGAGTACACGCGCGAAGCCGGCGTGCGCAACCTGGAACGACAGGTCGGCACCATCGCGCGCAAGCTGGCCGCACGCGTCGCCGGCGTCGACACGACGTTCCGCGACCGCGGGGCCGACGACGCCGTGGCGACCGTGGACATGCCCATCCCTGGCCAGCCCGGCGACGGACCGCAGATGCCGCCGCCCCCGCCAGGCCCCGAGCCGGACCAGGCGCCGCGCCAGGATCCCGACCCGCGTGAGACGCCCGGCGTGCCCCATCCCGACGAGGCGCCCGAGGGCGACCCGCCGCCGGCGCAGGATCCGGATCGCGACGATCCCGAGGCCCCCATCGGCGACCCGATGAAGACGCCGGACCTGCCGGTGATGAGTGGCGTCACGCTCGACGCGCCCTTCAAGGTCGACGGCGACGACGTGCCGGAGTATCTCGGGCCGCCGAAGATCAAGAACGACGCGCCATTCCGCTTGTCGCGGCCAGGCGTGGTCACCGGGTTGGCCTGGACCGAGACCGGCGGCGACGTGCTCTACGTCGAAGCCACCCTGCTGCCGGGCGGCAAGGGACAGCTGGTGCTGACCGGTCAGCTCGGGAACGTGATGCAGGAGTCAGCGCGCGCCGCACTGAGTCACGTACGCTCCCGCGCCGCCGCGCTCGGCATCCCTGCCGACCTGTTCGGGTCGCATGATCTCCACCTGCACGTGCCGGCGGGAGCGATCCCCAAGGACGGTCCGTCGGCCGGCGTCACCATGGCCACGGCGATCCTCTCGGCAGCCCGCCAGGTGCCGGTCAAGAACGATGTGGCGATGACCGGCGAGATCACCCTCAGTGGCCTGGTGCTGCCTGTCGGCGGCATCAAGGAGAAGGCCCTCGCCGCGCGCCGGCACGGTGTCAAGCTGATGCTGCTGCCGGCCCAGAACGAGGACGATCTCGACGAACTGTCGGCCGAGGCGCGCAAGGACATGACCTTCCGGCCGGTCTCCACCTTCGAGGAGGTCGTCGCGATCGCGCTCGGGGACGCACCGGCGCCGGCGACCACGAGCGAGACATCGCCGCCGGCGGCCACACCCGCGGAGCCGGCCGTCGCCGGCTGA
- a CDS encoding mannosyltransferase family protein produces MTVDAVPGTDAPRPVWLRLLDTAIGVVVVLLLSALLTGGLRVRFDDLRITAESPWRLGVVAAALLALRAWAWRGDSWWSRVARRWRAVRQDRGVRAALPWVFTTRVLVLYATYLAVVVIGYPQAAPPFRMAQNEWRNLLGRWDAGWYVTIAEGGYNYWGNAQTQTNVAFFPAYPLTVRTAAALLGARWGSPDDPTDSFEAFTERRKVRLLQAGFLVSVLAFVWALAYLFRLARELTGDEAAATSALALIATYPFGFFYGAVYTEGLFLLAATGATWHFRHRRWLPAAAFGLLAGLSRPNGCFLSVPLGLLALDMWRRDRWRWQTLAAAMSTAACAGLGMLAFTAFLYAQSGEWFLWMKAHAAWGRHFSGVHVLAMQRWRDLMGLGVYTYSVVHAVELLNMAATFLVIGVSWPVGRRLGWAWSAFLLVMVLPPLFMGGFLSMGRVTSTLFPMFIYLGWRLRGQVLQHVLLAGFGLQVALAVLHFTWRQVY; encoded by the coding sequence ATGACCGTCGACGCCGTTCCTGGCACCGACGCCCCTCGCCCGGTGTGGCTGCGGCTGCTCGACACCGCGATCGGGGTGGTGGTGGTGCTGCTGCTGTCTGCCCTGCTCACCGGCGGCCTGCGCGTGCGCTTCGACGACCTGCGGATCACCGCGGAGTCGCCGTGGCGGCTCGGCGTGGTGGCGGCAGCGCTGCTGGCGCTGCGCGCGTGGGCCTGGCGCGGCGACTCGTGGTGGTCGCGCGTCGCCCGTCGCTGGCGCGCCGTGCGGCAGGACCGGGGCGTGCGGGCGGCGCTGCCCTGGGTGTTCACGACCCGGGTGCTGGTGCTGTACGCCACCTACCTCGCGGTGGTGGTGATCGGGTATCCGCAGGCCGCGCCGCCGTTCCGCATGGCGCAGAACGAGTGGCGCAACCTCCTCGGACGGTGGGATGCCGGCTGGTACGTGACGATTGCGGAGGGCGGCTACAACTACTGGGGCAACGCGCAGACGCAGACCAACGTGGCCTTCTTTCCGGCCTACCCGCTCACCGTCCGCACGGCCGCGGCGTTGCTCGGCGCGCGATGGGGGTCACCGGACGATCCGACCGACAGCTTCGAGGCGTTCACCGAGCGGCGCAAGGTGCGGCTGCTGCAGGCCGGGTTCCTGGTCTCCGTGCTCGCGTTCGTGTGGGCGCTGGCGTACCTGTTCCGGTTGGCCCGCGAGTTGACGGGCGACGAGGCGGCCGCGACGAGCGCCCTCGCGCTCATCGCCACCTATCCGTTCGGGTTCTTCTACGGGGCGGTCTACACCGAAGGGCTGTTCCTGTTGGCGGCGACGGGGGCCACGTGGCACTTCCGTCACCGTCGGTGGCTGCCGGCCGCCGCGTTCGGGTTGCTGGCCGGCCTGTCACGCCCCAACGGCTGCTTCCTGAGCGTGCCGCTCGGCCTGCTCGCCCTCGACATGTGGCGGCGCGATCGGTGGCGCTGGCAGACGCTGGCCGCCGCGATGTCGACTGCCGCGTGTGCCGGTCTCGGAATGCTCGCCTTCACGGCGTTCCTCTATGCCCAGAGCGGTGAGTGGTTCCTGTGGATGAAGGCGCACGCCGCGTGGGGGCGCCACTTCTCGGGCGTGCACGTGCTCGCGATGCAGCGCTGGCGCGACCTGATGGGCCTGGGGGTGTACACGTATTCGGTGGTCCACGCCGTCGAACTGCTCAACATGGCGGCGACATTCCTGGTCATCGGCGTGAGCTGGCCCGTCGGTCGTCGCCTGGGCTGGGCCTGGAGCGCGTTCCTGCTCGTGATGGTCCTGCCGCCGCTCTTCATGGGCGGCTTCCTGTCGATGGGTCGGGTGACCTCGACCCTGTTCCCGATGTTCATCTACCTGGGCTGGCGACTGCGCGGGCAGGTCCTCCAGCACGTGCTGCTGGCCGGCTTCGGGCTCCAGGTCGCCCTCGCGGTGCTCCATTTCACGTGGCGCCAGGTCTACTGA
- a CDS encoding isoprenylcysteine carboxylmethyltransferase family protein, translating into MFVRALQWVGAILFVWSLAWGGRAYFQRFDAVAPAGSSGLVPLLIDVALFSAFALHHSVLARTPLKQWLHARVGPDVERALYVILASSLFFACTWGWRPLPGTWYALTGAWWWVGAAVQWLGVAVTLLAARTLSLKELMGLDPARQVRSTTEPPTLETRGLYRLVRHPIYFGWVLFVGGAPLMTSTRLLFAVVSVLYLVIAIPFEERGLIENFGEPYRAYRRTVRWRMVPGIY; encoded by the coding sequence GTGTTCGTCCGCGCGCTGCAATGGGTCGGCGCCATCCTCTTCGTGTGGTCGCTCGCGTGGGGCGGCAGGGCCTATTTCCAGCGGTTCGACGCGGTCGCTCCGGCCGGCTCGTCGGGCCTCGTGCCACTGCTGATCGACGTGGCCCTCTTTTCCGCTTTCGCGCTGCACCACAGCGTGCTGGCACGCACGCCACTGAAACAGTGGCTGCACGCGCGGGTCGGCCCCGACGTCGAGCGCGCCCTCTACGTGATCCTGGCCAGCTCGCTGTTCTTCGCCTGCACCTGGGGATGGCGGCCACTACCGGGCACGTGGTACGCGCTCACCGGCGCGTGGTGGTGGGTCGGCGCCGCCGTCCAATGGCTCGGCGTGGCGGTCACCTTGCTGGCCGCTCGGACCTTGAGCCTGAAGGAACTGATGGGGCTCGACCCGGCGCGCCAGGTCAGATCGACCACCGAACCGCCGACGCTGGAGACACGCGGCCTCTACCGCCTCGTGCGCCATCCGATCTATTTCGGATGGGTGCTGTTCGTCGGCGGCGCGCCGCTGATGACCTCGACGCGCCTGCTGTTCGCGGTGGTGAGCGTCCTGTACCTGGTCATCGCAATCCCGTTCGAGGAGCGCGGCCTGATCGAGAACTTCGGCGAGCCGTACCGCGCGTACCGCCGCACCGTGCGGTGGCGGATGGTGCCCGGCATCTACTGA